A genomic stretch from Marinifilum sp. JC120 includes:
- a CDS encoding DUF4405 domain-containing protein: protein MSGHNMKKIYLYSRFERFWHWTQSILIMLLMITGLEVHGVFTLFGFEKAVDLHNTLGISWLVLFVFIIFWLLTTGEWKQYIPTSKKLFDVAMYYASGIFKGEEHPVHKSKDAKHNPLQRLVYLGLSAILLPLQMVTGLLYWTYNDWAAYGLDFLSLNVVANVHMACAYALLAFLVVHIYMTTTGHNITAHIAAMFSGWEEVPEDYKAEEWEVHEK from the coding sequence ATGAGCGGACATAACATGAAGAAGATCTATCTCTATTCAAGGTTCGAGCGTTTCTGGCATTGGACCCAGTCCATCCTGATCATGCTGCTCATGATTACCGGGTTGGAGGTGCATGGAGTATTCACCCTATTCGGGTTTGAAAAGGCCGTGGACCTGCACAATACGCTGGGAATCAGCTGGCTGGTCCTGTTCGTATTCATCATCTTCTGGCTGCTGACCACCGGGGAGTGGAAGCAGTACATCCCCACCTCCAAGAAGCTCTTTGATGTGGCCATGTACTATGCTTCCGGTATCTTCAAGGGCGAGGAACATCCGGTACATAAGAGCAAGGATGCCAAGCATAATCCTTTGCAGCGTCTGGTTTATCTAGGCCTCTCAGCAATCCTGCTGCCCTTGCAGATGGTAACAGGGTTACTCTATTGGACCTACAACGACTGGGCCGCTTACGGTCTGGATTTCCTGAGCTTGAATGTAGTAGCCAACGTACACATGGCTTGCGCCTACGCACTGCTGGCGTTCCTGGTGGTGCATATCTACATGACCACTACCGGGCACAATATCACAGCCCACATCGCGGCCATGTTCTCCGGCTGGGAAGAAGTTCCCGAGGATTACAAGGCTGAGGAATGGGAGGTTCATGAGAAGTAG
- a CDS encoding tetrathionate reductase family octaheme c-type cytochrome has product MRLMRNSVLLLLAVVFLGASAFAAGDTAPGREMARQATKGKELWITADHSKFDALKQPFKSGPEVTKACLTCHTEAGHQFHKTIHWTWLDPKAEKELKVGKGGLVVNNFCINIQSNEPRCTSCHAGYGWKNKDFDFSSQEKIDCLVCHEQTGTYKKFPAGAGNPAPPPGKKFKGNGKFYAAPEWNKVAQSVGRPTRKNCGTCHFYGGGGDGVKHGDLDSSMLKPAKTLDVHMGMDGQNFACTRCHSTVKHDIAGRIYSTPAATERKSLLEDDLGSKIMCESCHSARPHKSELGMKLNDHTDKLACQSCHIPTFARELPTKMWWDWSAAGKKKDGKPYVEKGEWGKPVYMTKKGDMRWEKNVVPEYYWFNGTIDTITAQTTIDPTKPVQVSKAVGSIEDKNSRIMPFKVHRGMTPYDKVNKNIVIPHLFGKDKDAYWKGYNWENAVAYGMKYAGLPFSGEVGFVETEYVYPTTHMVAPKENAVACEECHSKQGRLDKMTCFYMPGRDASAIVDAGGWFVVLASVVGVILHALGRIFIKGRKED; this is encoded by the coding sequence ATGAGATTAATGCGGAACTCAGTACTGCTGCTGTTGGCGGTGGTCTTTCTGGGCGCAAGCGCATTTGCCGCCGGGGATACCGCCCCTGGTCGGGAAATGGCCCGTCAGGCTACCAAGGGTAAGGAGCTTTGGATTACGGCTGACCATTCCAAGTTCGATGCACTGAAGCAACCTTTCAAGAGCGGACCGGAAGTGACTAAGGCTTGTTTGACCTGTCACACCGAAGCCGGACACCAATTCCACAAGACCATCCACTGGACCTGGCTCGATCCCAAGGCGGAAAAGGAGCTGAAGGTCGGTAAGGGCGGTCTGGTGGTTAACAATTTTTGTATCAACATCCAGTCCAATGAACCTCGCTGTACTTCCTGTCACGCCGGGTATGGCTGGAAGAACAAGGATTTTGATTTTAGTTCGCAAGAAAAGATCGACTGCCTTGTCTGTCATGAGCAGACCGGAACTTACAAGAAGTTTCCCGCTGGTGCAGGTAATCCCGCACCCCCGCCGGGTAAGAAGTTCAAGGGTAACGGCAAGTTCTACGCCGCTCCCGAATGGAACAAGGTTGCCCAGTCCGTGGGCCGTCCTACCCGCAAGAATTGCGGTACCTGCCATTTCTACGGTGGCGGCGGTGACGGCGTAAAGCACGGAGATCTTGATTCCTCCATGCTTAAGCCAGCCAAGACCCTTGATGTGCATATGGGTATGGACGGACAGAACTTTGCCTGTACCCGTTGTCACTCCACAGTGAAGCACGATATCGCAGGCCGTATCTATTCAACCCCCGCAGCAACCGAGCGTAAGTCTCTGCTTGAAGACGATCTCGGCTCCAAGATCATGTGTGAATCCTGCCACAGTGCAAGACCGCATAAGTCAGAGCTGGGCATGAAGCTCAATGACCATACTGACAAGCTGGCCTGCCAGAGTTGTCATATTCCGACCTTCGCCCGCGAACTGCCTACCAAGATGTGGTGGGACTGGTCCGCAGCAGGCAAGAAGAAGGACGGAAAGCCTTATGTTGAAAAGGGCGAATGGGGAAAGCCTGTCTATATGACCAAGAAGGGCGATATGCGTTGGGAAAAGAACGTTGTTCCTGAATATTACTGGTTCAACGGCACCATCGATACTATTACCGCCCAGACGACTATCGATCCCACCAAGCCTGTTCAGGTTTCAAAGGCTGTGGGTTCTATTGAGGATAAGAATTCCCGCATCATGCCCTTTAAGGTGCATCGCGGCATGACCCCCTATGACAAGGTCAACAAGAATATAGTTATTCCACACCTCTTCGGTAAGGATAAGGATGCCTATTGGAAGGGCTACAATTGGGAAAATGCCGTTGCTTACGGTATGAAGTATGCCGGATTGCCTTTCAGCGGCGAAGTGGGATTTGTTGAGACTGAATATGTCTATCCCACCACCCACATGGTTGCCCCCAAGGAAAATGCTGTAGCCTGCGAAGAGTGCCACAGCAAGCAGGGCCGTCTTGATAAGATGACCTGTTTCTATATGCCCGGTCGTGATGCATCCGCTATTGTGGATGCCGGAGGCTGGTTCGTGGTGCTCGCCTCGGTAGTGGGTGTTATCCTGCATGCCCTTGGCCGCATTTTCATCAAGGGCCGTAAGGAGGACTAG
- a CDS encoding iron-sulfur cluster-binding protein, which translates to MISLLFARIFKLTIFIMALTGAAQMPIFKRYYIADIPGLGWLADFYLTNKIHYVFGAVLLFMALYLLTIFILAGKKHFKLSSSGMLRATLYMAVIGTGSLRVVKNLHSVTFDPFTVMLIDWTHLGFAMLLGMAAMYAFLRGRKSYLEKGPGLGFMK; encoded by the coding sequence ATGATTAGCCTCCTCTTTGCACGCATATTCAAGCTGACCATTTTTATTATGGCTTTGACCGGGGCGGCTCAGATGCCCATATTCAAGCGCTACTACATCGCGGATATTCCGGGGCTGGGCTGGCTGGCGGACTTCTACCTGACCAATAAGATTCATTATGTCTTTGGGGCAGTACTCCTTTTTATGGCTTTGTACCTGCTGACCATATTCATTCTGGCCGGGAAGAAGCACTTCAAATTGTCTTCTTCAGGCATGCTGCGGGCTACTCTTTATATGGCTGTAATAGGTACCGGGTCCTTACGGGTGGTCAAGAACCTGCACTCGGTAACCTTTGATCCTTTTACGGTCATGCTCATTGACTGGACCCATCTGGGATTTGCAATGCTGCTGGGCATGGCGGCCATGTATGCTTTTCTCCGGGGGCGGAAGTCGTATCTGGAAAAGGGGCCGGGACTTGGATTTATGAAGTAA
- a CDS encoding 4Fe-4S dicluster domain-containing protein, with amino-acid sequence MTDKKNGISRRNFLKGLGAASGAMLLPARDVAAAGNSDEELCTLLNLSKCIACGECVSACREVNEPKFPKPKKPYPEMHPKSRVKVEDWSERTDVDDRLTPYNWLYIQSTEVEYQGETHEVNIPRRCLHCRNAPCANLCPWGAAGKQKNGIVRINEDVCLGGAKCRTVCPWHIPQRQTGVGLYLRLMPGFAGNGVMYKCDLCYNRIDQGELPACIKACPEDVQTIGPRSEILKKAHVLAEKNNWFIYGEEENGGTNTIYLSPVPFELLNEAEVTGPGKPGLGSVEDSMADEEKLAYAVGVAPFAGIAAGVIKAGKFLAAATGGKDND; translated from the coding sequence ATGACAGACAAGAAGAACGGAATTTCCCGAAGGAATTTCTTAAAGGGGCTTGGAGCCGCAAGCGGTGCCATGCTCCTGCCTGCCCGTGATGTTGCGGCAGCGGGCAATAGTGATGAAGAACTTTGTACATTGCTCAATCTTTCCAAGTGTATCGCTTGCGGTGAGTGCGTCTCAGCCTGTCGTGAAGTGAACGAACCCAAGTTTCCCAAGCCCAAGAAGCCATATCCCGAAATGCATCCCAAGAGCCGGGTCAAGGTTGAAGACTGGTCAGAACGCACCGACGTTGATGATCGTTTAACGCCCTACAACTGGCTCTACATTCAGAGTACGGAGGTGGAATATCAGGGCGAGACCCACGAAGTTAATATCCCACGCCGTTGCCTGCATTGCCGTAATGCTCCCTGTGCCAACCTCTGTCCGTGGGGTGCGGCCGGAAAGCAGAAGAACGGTATCGTGCGCATTAATGAAGATGTCTGTCTTGGCGGGGCCAAGTGCCGCACGGTTTGCCCGTGGCACATCCCGCAGCGTCAGACCGGAGTCGGGCTGTATCTAAGGCTCATGCCCGGTTTTGCCGGGAACGGAGTCATGTACAAGTGTGACCTCTGTTACAACCGCATTGATCAGGGTGAACTACCTGCCTGCATCAAAGCCTGCCCGGAAGATGTACAGACCATCGGCCCGCGTAGTGAGATCCTCAAGAAGGCTCATGTATTGGCGGAAAAGAACAATTGGTTCATTTACGGCGAGGAAGAGAACGGAGGAACCAATACTATCTACCTTTCCCCGGTACCTTTTGAACTGCTTAATGAAGCGGAGGTAACAGGTCCCGGAAAGCCCGGACTCGGATCGGTGGAAGATTCCATGGCTGACGAGGAGAAGTTGGCTTACGCAGTGGGCGTCGCGCCTTTTGCCGGGATCGCTGCCGGAGTTATTAAGGCCGGAAAATTTCTAGCAGCCGCAACAGGAGGTAAGGACAATGATTAG
- a CDS encoding PAS domain-containing protein: MNIMTEQDIDLYLREVIDTMNDGLIIIRPNGTIMMVNDALLRMTGFSKEELLNKPCSVLGCDACRIVREQTDEHWCGLFKKRKESRKNCHIIGKNGNYLHVLKNASLLMDDDGSILGAVETVTDITELDRKDLKIRELSQKLQHEESGLCGFVGNSPAMQKVYTLLRKAARSDAPVIIYGESGTGKELAAQAIHEMSPRVDKPFVQLNCAALNESLLESELFGHVKGAFTGAYRHRQGRFEEAADGSIFLDEIGDVPLPIQVKLLRVLETRSFERVGENINLSMDARLITATNQDLRHLVKEKQFREDFFFRINVIPVHLPPLRERKEDLPLLVDHFIHLHDHINQGEGPTPETMRKLMSYDWPGNVRELKSALEYAAVVKDSGPILPDHLPPHIGETSSATPCPKQISPIMEPDEKQALINALKHAGGNKSKAAKILGISRGTVHNRMRKYSVQYRLEE, encoded by the coding sequence ATAAATATCATGACCGAGCAGGACATCGACCTTTATTTACGGGAAGTCATCGACACCATGAATGACGGGCTGATCATTATCCGCCCCAACGGAACTATTATGATGGTAAATGATGCTCTGTTGCGCATGACCGGATTCTCCAAGGAAGAGCTGCTGAACAAGCCCTGCTCCGTGCTGGGCTGTGATGCCTGCCGGATAGTACGCGAACAAACCGACGAACACTGGTGCGGATTATTTAAAAAACGCAAGGAAAGCCGCAAAAATTGCCATATCATCGGCAAAAACGGAAACTACCTGCATGTGCTGAAAAATGCTTCCCTGCTCATGGACGATGACGGCAGCATCCTCGGCGCGGTGGAAACAGTTACCGACATTACCGAGCTTGACCGCAAGGATCTGAAAATTCGAGAACTTTCCCAGAAGCTACAGCATGAAGAAAGCGGGCTTTGCGGATTTGTGGGCAATTCCCCGGCCATGCAGAAAGTCTATACCTTGCTGCGCAAAGCCGCCCGCTCCGATGCCCCGGTCATCATCTACGGGGAATCTGGCACGGGTAAAGAACTGGCAGCGCAAGCCATCCATGAAATGAGCCCCCGTGTAGATAAGCCTTTTGTGCAACTCAATTGCGCTGCGCTCAATGAATCCCTGCTGGAAAGCGAGCTGTTCGGCCATGTAAAGGGAGCGTTCACTGGAGCCTACCGCCACAGACAGGGCCGCTTTGAGGAAGCTGCTGACGGTTCAATTTTTCTAGATGAAATTGGCGATGTGCCGTTGCCCATTCAGGTCAAGTTGCTGCGGGTACTGGAAACTCGTTCCTTTGAACGGGTGGGTGAGAATATCAACCTGTCCATGGATGCAAGACTGATTACCGCCACCAATCAGGACCTGCGCCATCTGGTTAAAGAAAAGCAGTTCCGCGAAGATTTCTTCTTCCGCATCAATGTAATCCCGGTACACCTGCCGCCTTTGCGGGAACGTAAGGAAGACCTGCCCCTGCTGGTGGATCACTTCATCCACCTGCACGATCATATCAATCAAGGCGAAGGCCCAACCCCGGAAACCATGCGTAAACTCATGAGCTACGACTGGCCCGGAAACGTGCGGGAACTGAAAAGCGCACTGGAATATGCTGCCGTAGTCAAAGACAGTGGCCCGATTCTGCCCGACCACCTACCCCCACACATTGGGGAAACCAGTAGTGCAACACCATGCCCGAAACAAATCAGTCCAATCATGGAACCGGACGAAAAACAGGCACTCATCAATGCCTTAAAGCATGCCGGAGGAAACAAAAGTAAGGCAGCAAAGATCCTCGGAATAAGCCGGGGAACCGTCCATAATCGCATGCGCAAATACTCGGTCCAATATAGGCTGGAAGAATAA
- a CDS encoding citrate synthase: MSDKDIAILKYDGKEYELPVIHGTEGETGVDITKLRAQSGLITYDPGYGNTGSCTSDITFVDGENGILRYRGYPIEDLAKHGKFIETAWLLIFGELPLKEDLTRFSALLTAEELIHEDLRHHFEGFPAHRNQPMAILSAVINALGSHNPDLYDINDKSEFFLAVGKIISKVRTIAAFSYRKSIGRPFMYPDPDLSYCHNFLHMMFSIPYKQYDPPIEAVKALSLIFQLHADHEQNCSTSTVRMVGSTQANIFASVSSGICALWGRLHGGANAAVIDMLETIQNGDYTIDDYIEKVKTKECRLMGFGHRIYKSFDPRAKILKEATHDLLQHGFSDELLDIAMKLEERALSDEYFTERKLYPNVDFYSGIILRALGIPVTMFPVMFAIGRMPGWIAHWYEDYTNPAARINRPRQIYTGETPRNYVPIDFRK; this comes from the coding sequence ATGAGTGATAAAGACATCGCGATCTTGAAGTATGACGGTAAAGAATACGAATTGCCTGTAATCCATGGAACAGAAGGCGAAACAGGCGTAGACATCACCAAACTCCGAGCGCAGAGCGGCCTCATCACCTACGATCCCGGCTACGGCAATACCGGCTCCTGCACCAGTGACATTACCTTTGTAGACGGCGAAAATGGAATCCTGCGTTATCGCGGTTATCCCATCGAAGATCTTGCCAAACACGGTAAATTTATCGAAACCGCATGGCTGCTCATCTTCGGTGAACTGCCTCTTAAGGAAGACCTGACCCGCTTCTCCGCCCTGCTCACCGCAGAGGAACTCATTCACGAGGACCTGCGTCACCACTTCGAAGGTTTCCCCGCTCACCGCAACCAGCCCATGGCGATCCTTTCCGCAGTAATCAACGCGCTGGGCAGCCATAACCCGGACCTTTACGACATCAACGACAAGTCCGAATTTTTCCTTGCTGTGGGCAAGATCATTTCTAAGGTGCGTACCATTGCGGCATTTTCTTACCGCAAATCCATAGGGCGTCCCTTTATGTACCCGGACCCGGACTTGAGCTACTGCCACAACTTCCTGCACATGATGTTCTCCATCCCCTATAAGCAGTACGATCCGCCCATAGAAGCGGTAAAAGCACTTTCGCTGATCTTCCAGCTGCACGCCGACCATGAACAGAACTGCTCCACCTCCACAGTAAGGATGGTCGGTTCCACTCAGGCGAACATCTTCGCCTCCGTATCTTCCGGCATCTGCGCCCTCTGGGGCCGTCTGCACGGCGGAGCCAACGCAGCTGTAATCGACATGCTCGAAACCATCCAGAACGGCGATTACACCATTGATGACTACATCGAGAAGGTCAAAACAAAAGAATGCCGCCTCATGGGCTTCGGGCACCGCATCTACAAGAGCTTTGACCCGCGTGCAAAAATCCTCAAAGAAGCCACTCATGACCTCTTGCAGCACGGCTTCAGCGATGAATTGCTGGATATCGCCATGAAACTGGAAGAACGCGCGCTTTCCGATGAATACTTTACCGAGCGCAAGCTCTACCCCAACGTGGACTTCTATTCCGGCATCATCCTGCGTGCGCTGGGAATCCCGGTAACCATGTTTCCGGTAATGTTCGCCATCGGCCGCATGCCCGGCTGGATTGCCCACTGGTACGAAGATTACACCAACCCGGCAGCAAGAATTAACCGTCCGCGCCAGATTTACACTGGCGAAACTCCCAGAAATTACGTACCTATAGATTTCAGGAAGTAA
- a CDS encoding adenosylcobalamin-dependent ribonucleoside-diphosphate reductase — translation MTEQSVITRESAKMALEEHTRFQETVSSKKYQIRDRKGRLQEHSFTDVKNRLCREFLKHSRFENQENEQVCEMLQSGRFIPAGSILSGLGNEHAKCSLSNCYLAKIESDSLEGIFEAQKKLARTYSYRGGSGIDITILRPSGDPVNNAAVTSSGAVSFMPLFSELTNTIGQNGRRGALMISLDIRHPETRRFIWCKSKPEEIFGVDSLTGKIQDVFGANISLKVTDDFMQAVEEDKDWTFIFPDRFKISGKICDESTLQLLPEVYKALDPQVGDRLEAEIIYKVIGTDPKKQLIKVQPDLPVNSENAVLADEPLTFSLSRRRNETSDIFDPVKSVYNELWDGDYSRWQELELPLREYDTVKARDLLEEISESAWKSGDPGILYQDTTQRNTPGTYIDPLRLKPMSTNPCGEQALGYWSNCLLGAMVLYRYVVNPYTKEARFDTDLFHHDLTRTMSFMDTMSDLNQNKHPLQKHRDADKYGKRIGIEFTGLGDMLAMLGMRYGSDESIDFIKEVMRDKAIAEISVSADIAERFGEVEALKDKDARSRFLECPYISNLDLPKKLRKKILKTGLRHTAFNTVGPSGSISIMSDNCTSGIEPAFLFSYARETRLEAGKVFEFIHMPPLKWMLETNQEHLFGKYTAQQLKEKLNYVQADELDYMDRIRMQSAIQQYTDSSISSTINLSEETPKETIFEIYLESWKQGLKGVTVFRNGCKKGVLSKKEETKEADPTMLGQNPTLIERELGDIERAERHRVMWKGSKMYIIVSLDDSGNPIEIFVKLPKEAGMTGDGFYNEQVFQEKYSLWETITRLTSMLLRVGMPIDRILTQLDRSSYNIIDAAAIISRILRQYISLDMDDQTIVSKGLGDRCPECSQKAYVPEGGCKICKACGYTTCG, via the coding sequence ATGACCGAACAATCTGTAATCACCCGCGAATCAGCTAAAATGGCTCTTGAAGAACACACCCGTTTTCAGGAAACCGTCAGTTCCAAAAAATATCAGATCCGTGACCGCAAAGGACGTCTTCAGGAACACTCCTTTACTGACGTCAAAAACAGACTTTGCCGTGAATTTTTAAAACATTCCCGTTTCGAGAATCAGGAAAATGAGCAGGTTTGCGAAATGCTCCAATCCGGGCGTTTCATTCCTGCCGGTTCCATACTTTCCGGCCTCGGGAATGAACATGCTAAATGCTCACTGAGCAACTGCTATCTGGCCAAGATTGAATCTGATTCCCTTGAAGGAATCTTCGAAGCCCAGAAAAAACTTGCCCGCACCTACTCCTACCGGGGGGGAAGCGGCATCGACATCACCATCCTGCGTCCTTCCGGTGATCCGGTAAACAACGCTGCGGTGACTTCTTCCGGGGCTGTAAGCTTCATGCCCCTTTTCAGTGAGCTGACCAATACCATCGGGCAGAACGGCAGACGCGGCGCGCTGATGATATCTCTTGATATCAGGCACCCGGAAACCCGCCGTTTCATCTGGTGCAAGAGCAAACCTGAAGAAATTTTCGGAGTTGATTCCCTGACTGGTAAAATTCAGGACGTTTTCGGTGCAAACATCAGCCTTAAAGTTACCGATGATTTCATGCAGGCCGTGGAAGAAGATAAGGACTGGACCTTCATTTTCCCCGACAGATTTAAAATCAGCGGTAAGATTTGCGATGAATCCACCCTGCAACTGCTGCCGGAAGTATACAAGGCCCTTGATCCGCAGGTAGGGGACCGTCTTGAGGCTGAAATTATCTACAAAGTTATCGGCACCGATCCCAAAAAGCAGCTGATCAAAGTACAGCCTGATCTTCCGGTGAATAGCGAAAACGCTGTCCTTGCCGACGAACCACTGACCTTTTCCCTTTCCAGACGCCGCAACGAGACTTCCGACATCTTCGATCCGGTAAAATCCGTATACAACGAACTCTGGGACGGTGATTACAGCCGCTGGCAGGAACTGGAACTTCCCCTTAGAGAATACGACACAGTTAAAGCTAGAGACCTGCTTGAAGAGATCAGTGAATCAGCATGGAAATCCGGTGATCCGGGCATCCTTTATCAGGACACCACCCAGCGTAACACCCCCGGCACATACATTGATCCCCTGCGCCTTAAGCCTATGTCCACCAACCCCTGCGGCGAGCAGGCATTGGGCTACTGGAGCAACTGCCTGCTCGGAGCCATGGTTTTGTACCGTTACGTGGTCAATCCGTATACCAAGGAAGCACGTTTCGACACCGATCTCTTCCATCATGACCTGACCCGGACCATGTCCTTCATGGACACCATGTCTGATCTCAACCAGAACAAGCACCCGCTTCAGAAGCATCGTGATGCTGATAAATACGGCAAGCGGATCGGCATAGAATTCACCGGACTGGGCGATATGCTCGCCATGCTGGGCATGCGTTACGGCAGTGACGAATCTATTGATTTCATCAAAGAAGTCATGCGCGACAAAGCCATCGCTGAAATATCCGTCAGTGCCGACATTGCCGAGCGGTTCGGTGAAGTTGAAGCCTTGAAGGATAAAGACGCACGCAGCCGCTTTCTGGAATGCCCATACATCAGCAACCTTGATCTGCCCAAGAAGTTGCGCAAAAAGATACTCAAAACCGGCCTGCGCCATACAGCTTTTAATACTGTCGGCCCTTCCGGTTCCATTTCCATCATGTCCGACAACTGCACTTCAGGAATAGAACCGGCATTCCTGTTCAGCTACGCCCGTGAAACAAGGCTTGAAGCCGGAAAAGTTTTTGAGTTCATTCACATGCCCCCGCTGAAATGGATGCTTGAAACCAATCAGGAGCACCTGTTCGGAAAATACACCGCCCAGCAGCTAAAAGAAAAGCTGAATTACGTGCAGGCCGATGAACTGGATTACATGGACCGCATCCGCATGCAGTCCGCGATCCAGCAGTACACCGACAGTTCCATTTCTTCGACCATCAACCTCTCCGAGGAGACTCCCAAGGAAACCATCTTTGAGATCTACCTTGAATCTTGGAAACAAGGACTTAAGGGAGTAACGGTCTTCCGCAACGGTTGTAAAAAAGGTGTCTTGAGTAAAAAAGAAGAAACCAAAGAAGCCGATCCGACCATGCTGGGCCAGAATCCGACCCTGATCGAAAGAGAACTCGGCGATATTGAACGGGCCGAACGGCACCGGGTTATGTGGAAAGGTTCCAAGATGTACATCATTGTATCCTTGGACGATTCCGGCAACCCCATTGAAATATTCGTTAAACTTCCCAAAGAAGCCGGGATGACCGGAGACGGGTTCTACAATGAGCAGGTTTTTCAGGAAAAATACTCTCTGTGGGAAACCATCACCCGCTTAACCAGCATGCTGCTGCGCGTGGGAATGCCCATTGACCGCATCCTCACCCAACTGGACCGCTCCAGCTACAACATCATTGATGCGGCTGCGATAATTTCCCGCATACTGCGCCAGTACATATCCTTGGATATGGATGATCAGACCATCGTATCCAAAGGGCTAGGCGATCGCTGCCCCGAATGCAGCCAAAAAGCATACGTCCCCGAGGGCGGTTGCAAGATTTGCAAGGCTTGCGGGTATACTACCTGCGGGTAG
- a CDS encoding alpha/beta hydrolase, with protein MADLSNIYFITNRVLTGSDENKKFKKSNLCSPDLSFCKTGPDRSIELLKSGAMFKELKDEHGYDEFLIYIHGFNNQPWEDIFPNTARMQKQLNEAGCSKVKVLPLVWPCDNDFGVLKDYWDDQESAEFSGKFFARAIGKLMEWQMANREDPCRKRIHIMAHSMGGRVMLKSLPFFAKNIARADVPFLFTNTFLMASDIPNECLGKGEEGHYICSASRNIVCYYANDDIAMPASKAANVKNMVFSRRMGHTGPEDWGEIVKKKVIAANCDSFNNKLDLKGHTYFMDSDEMQSPAFQHMISLIKKPGSFKPDQELIL; from the coding sequence ATGGCAGATTTAAGCAACATTTATTTCATTACCAACAGGGTTTTAACCGGATCAGATGAAAACAAGAAATTTAAGAAAAGCAACCTCTGCTCCCCGGACCTGTCATTCTGCAAGACTGGTCCAGACCGCAGCATTGAGTTACTCAAGAGCGGAGCCATGTTCAAAGAGCTTAAAGACGAACATGGTTACGATGAATTCCTCATCTACATCCACGGCTTCAACAACCAGCCATGGGAAGATATTTTTCCAAACACAGCCCGCATGCAGAAACAACTTAATGAGGCGGGATGCAGCAAAGTAAAAGTGCTGCCTCTGGTCTGGCCCTGCGATAATGATTTCGGAGTATTAAAAGATTACTGGGATGATCAGGAATCTGCGGAATTCAGCGGAAAATTCTTTGCCCGTGCCATAGGCAAACTCATGGAATGGCAGATGGCTAACCGGGAAGATCCATGCCGCAAGCGGATACACATCATGGCTCACTCCATGGGCGGGCGTGTTATGCTAAAATCACTCCCCTTTTTCGCAAAAAATATAGCAAGGGCCGACGTGCCTTTCCTATTCACCAACACCTTTCTCATGGCCTCCGACATCCCCAACGAGTGTTTAGGCAAAGGCGAAGAAGGTCATTACATATGCAGCGCGTCCCGAAACATCGTCTGCTATTACGCCAATGATGACATTGCCATGCCCGCCAGCAAAGCTGCTAACGTAAAGAACATGGTCTTCAGCAGGCGAATGGGGCACACAGGGCCGGAAGATTGGGGTGAAATTGTCAAGAAAAAGGTAATCGCCGCCAACTGCGACAGCTTCAACAACAAGCTGGATCTCAAAGGACACACTTATTTCATGGACAGTGACGAAATGCAGAGTCCCGCTTTTCAGCACATGATATCGCTGATCAAGAAACCCGGATCATTTAAACCTGATCAGGAATTGATTTTGTAG